One window of the Trifolium pratense cultivar HEN17-A07 linkage group LG2, ARS_RC_1.1, whole genome shotgun sequence genome contains the following:
- the LOC123910529 gene encoding mitotic spindle checkpoint protein MAD1-like isoform X2, whose translation MILRTPPPPKRPRADDDAEADADVEVNRQLVIYEDPPETSVDPPVSEHMLCTYQCRQMVKSDFLDALSKAENQVRDYQSQLETLNHNFQKVDTERKKFVDQFLYTEQELAAAKGREKALQDQLLKEVTDSQERLRKHIQLNSELQVKLQNETNLRIKAESCAASAEEKATSLEGKLSHLSGTIEREKKRLQEDHSQLKRDSKFSISRITANLEQMECRANNAEKEAELLKEQLDHLKDQFNECLHQKTEVEKKLATFSYQEVSSTGSNVLVKQLQQELQHYESEVREARKLRSNHENIELLKEKLLEEKSRRERAESELSKLYDVQSDMKKLEDQISSWRSMIKDIPGISCFEDMPDKFAALQKEVIYSTQKEGEGTARLKQLEVALDAAETGKQNAETEAVLAKEKAEVLKSEIKRIELMLAVVTEERNKLRNLANLKNSEAGDESSTNPIQELESSLMKKDDCIKELESTLHELKVVNNRQHEEIKILNEKLHNEARRIKSLERESDRLRSEISLLEAKLGHGDFSAANTKVLRMVNTLTVDNEAKQTIEALQNELQKTKEKLKAVEELKSQSGETGKLVDSYISDKILQLKEQIATLEKREERNAETLTQIQDCVCRQNFSFSEGML comes from the exons ATGATACTTCGAACTCCTCCGCCACCGAAGAGGCCACGCGCCGATGACGATGCCGAAGCGGACGCCGACGTGGAGGTTAACCGGCAGCTGGTCATCTACGAGGATCCGCCGGAGACATCTGTGGATCCCCCCGTCTCCGAGCACATGCTATGCACTTACCAGTGTCGCCAAATG GTCAAATCGGATTTTCTAGATGCCTTAAGTAAAGCTGAAAATCAAGTTCGTGATTATCAATCTCAATTAGAGACACTCAATCATAATTTCCAAAAAGTTG ACACTGAGAGGAAGAAATTTGTGGATCAATTCTTATACACTGAACAGGAACTCGCCGCTGCAAAAGGCCGTGAAAAGGCACTCCAGGATCAACTTTTGAAAGAGGTTACCGATTCTCAAGAACGTTTGAGAAAACATATACAGTTAAACAGTGAACTCCAG GTTAAGCTCCAAAATGAGACAAACCTTCGCATAAAAGCCGAGTCTTGTGCTGCTTCAGCCGAAGAGAAAGCAACGTCTTTAGAAGGGAAACTCTCCCACCTTTCAGGGACCATAGAGAGGGAAAAAAAGAGACTTCAGGAGGATCATTCACAACTCAAAAGGGACTCAAAGTTTTCTATTTCTAGAATAACTGCAAAT CTTGAACAAATGGAGTGCAGAGCTAATAATGCAGAGAAAGAAGCAGAGCTTCTAAAAGAGCAACTGGACCATCTTAAGGACCAATTCAATGAG TGTTTGCACCAAAAGACTGAAGTTGAAAAGAAACTAGCAACATTTTCATATCAAGAAGTTTCTTCTACTGGAAGTAATGTTCTGGTTAAACAATTGCAACAGGAGCTTCAGCATTAT GAATCTGAAGTAAGGGAAGCAAGAAAACTAAGATCAAATCATGAGAACATTGAGCTTTTGAAGGAGAAACTGCTGGAGGAAAAGAGTCGCCGGGAAAGGGCAGAATCAGAGCTATCTAAATTATATGATGTCCAGTCAGATATGAAAAAGTTAGAGGATCAAATATCATCGTGGAGATCGATGATTAAAGACATACCTGGCATCTCATGTTTTGAGGACATGCCTGATAAATTTGCAGCTTTACAGAA AGAGGTAATTTATAGCACACAGAAGGAGGGTGAAGGGACTGCTCGCTTGAAACAACTGGAGGTGGCTTTGGATGCTGCTGAGACTGGTAAACAAAATGCCGAAACTGAGGCTGTGTTGGCCAAAGAGAAAGCAGAAGTATTAAAATCAGAGATTAAACGGATTGAATTAATG CTTGCAGTTGTTAcagaagaaagaaacaaattaagaaatctTGCCAATTTGAAGAATAGTGAAGCTGGAGATGAATCAAGTACTAATCCCATTCAG GAACTTGAATCATCTCTTATGAAGAAAGATGATTGTATTAAAGAACTAGAAAGTACCTTACACGAGCTGAAAGTGGTTAATAATCGCCAACATGAGGAAATAAAGATACTCAATGAAAAGTTGCACAATGAAGCAAGAAGAATAAAGTCATTGGAGAGGGAGAGTGACCGGTTACGTTCAGAGATATCATTATTAGAGGCAAAG TTGGGCCATGGCGATTTTTCTGCTGCTAATACGAAAGTTCTGCGGATGGTGAATACGCTTACCGTAGATAATGAAGCCAAACAAACCATAGAAGCTCTGCAAAATGAACTGCagaaaacaaaagagaaattaaaagCCGTTGAAGAATTGAAGAGTCAATCAG
- the LOC123910529 gene encoding mitotic spindle checkpoint protein MAD1-like isoform X3, whose amino-acid sequence MILRTPPPPKRPRADDDAEADADVEVNRQLVIYEDPPETSVDPPVSEHMLCTYQCRQMVKSDFLDALSKAENQVRDYQSQLETLNHNFQKVDTERKKFVDQFLYTEQELAAAKGREKALQDQLLKEVTDSQERLRKHIQLNSELQVKLQNETNLRIKAESCAASAEEKATSLEGKLSHLSGTIEREKKRLQEDHSQLKRDSKFSISRITANLEQMECRANNAEKEAELLKEQLDHLKDQFNECLHQKTEVEKKLATFSYQEVSSTGSNVLVKQLQQELQHYESEVREARKLRSNHENIELLKEKLLEEKSRRERAESELSKLYDVQSDMKKLEDQISSWRSMIKDIPGISCFEDMPDKFAALQKEVIYSTQKEGEGTARLKQLEVALDAAETGKQNAETEAVLAKEKAEVLKSEIKRIELMLAVVTEERNKLRNLANLKNSEAGDESSTNPIQELESSLMKKDDCIKELESTLHELKVVNNRQHEEIKILNEKLHNEARRIKSLERESDRLRSEISLLEAKLGHGDFSAANTKVLRMVNTLTVDNEAKQTIEALQNELQKTKEKLKAVEELKSQSGETGKLVDSYISDKILQLKEQIATLEKREERQNFSFSEGML is encoded by the exons ATGATACTTCGAACTCCTCCGCCACCGAAGAGGCCACGCGCCGATGACGATGCCGAAGCGGACGCCGACGTGGAGGTTAACCGGCAGCTGGTCATCTACGAGGATCCGCCGGAGACATCTGTGGATCCCCCCGTCTCCGAGCACATGCTATGCACTTACCAGTGTCGCCAAATG GTCAAATCGGATTTTCTAGATGCCTTAAGTAAAGCTGAAAATCAAGTTCGTGATTATCAATCTCAATTAGAGACACTCAATCATAATTTCCAAAAAGTTG ACACTGAGAGGAAGAAATTTGTGGATCAATTCTTATACACTGAACAGGAACTCGCCGCTGCAAAAGGCCGTGAAAAGGCACTCCAGGATCAACTTTTGAAAGAGGTTACCGATTCTCAAGAACGTTTGAGAAAACATATACAGTTAAACAGTGAACTCCAG GTTAAGCTCCAAAATGAGACAAACCTTCGCATAAAAGCCGAGTCTTGTGCTGCTTCAGCCGAAGAGAAAGCAACGTCTTTAGAAGGGAAACTCTCCCACCTTTCAGGGACCATAGAGAGGGAAAAAAAGAGACTTCAGGAGGATCATTCACAACTCAAAAGGGACTCAAAGTTTTCTATTTCTAGAATAACTGCAAAT CTTGAACAAATGGAGTGCAGAGCTAATAATGCAGAGAAAGAAGCAGAGCTTCTAAAAGAGCAACTGGACCATCTTAAGGACCAATTCAATGAG TGTTTGCACCAAAAGACTGAAGTTGAAAAGAAACTAGCAACATTTTCATATCAAGAAGTTTCTTCTACTGGAAGTAATGTTCTGGTTAAACAATTGCAACAGGAGCTTCAGCATTAT GAATCTGAAGTAAGGGAAGCAAGAAAACTAAGATCAAATCATGAGAACATTGAGCTTTTGAAGGAGAAACTGCTGGAGGAAAAGAGTCGCCGGGAAAGGGCAGAATCAGAGCTATCTAAATTATATGATGTCCAGTCAGATATGAAAAAGTTAGAGGATCAAATATCATCGTGGAGATCGATGATTAAAGACATACCTGGCATCTCATGTTTTGAGGACATGCCTGATAAATTTGCAGCTTTACAGAA AGAGGTAATTTATAGCACACAGAAGGAGGGTGAAGGGACTGCTCGCTTGAAACAACTGGAGGTGGCTTTGGATGCTGCTGAGACTGGTAAACAAAATGCCGAAACTGAGGCTGTGTTGGCCAAAGAGAAAGCAGAAGTATTAAAATCAGAGATTAAACGGATTGAATTAATG CTTGCAGTTGTTAcagaagaaagaaacaaattaagaaatctTGCCAATTTGAAGAATAGTGAAGCTGGAGATGAATCAAGTACTAATCCCATTCAG GAACTTGAATCATCTCTTATGAAGAAAGATGATTGTATTAAAGAACTAGAAAGTACCTTACACGAGCTGAAAGTGGTTAATAATCGCCAACATGAGGAAATAAAGATACTCAATGAAAAGTTGCACAATGAAGCAAGAAGAATAAAGTCATTGGAGAGGGAGAGTGACCGGTTACGTTCAGAGATATCATTATTAGAGGCAAAG TTGGGCCATGGCGATTTTTCTGCTGCTAATACGAAAGTTCTGCGGATGGTGAATACGCTTACCGTAGATAATGAAGCCAAACAAACCATAGAAGCTCTGCAAAATGAACTGCagaaaacaaaagagaaattaaaagCCGTTGAAGAATTGAAGAGTCAATCAG